The Candidatus Zymogenus saltonus nucleotide sequence GGCCGATAAGTATAGTGAGAAACTACATATCTTATGCCGAGGGAAGCGCCTTGATAGAGATGGGCAATACGAGGATTGTGACCACCGCATCGGTGGAGGAAAAGGTCCCCCAATTTTTGAAGGGCAAGGGGGGGGGATGGGTGACCGCCGAGTACGGGATGTTGCCTCGCTCCACCGATATCAGGATGACCAGAGAGACGACCCAAGGTAGGGCCGGCGGAAGAACGCTGGAGATACAGCGGCTTATAGGGAGGGCGCTCAGAGCCGTGGTCGATCTCAGGGCGCTGGGGGAGAGAACCATCTGGATTGACTGCGACGTGATCACGGCGGACGGGGGCACCCGCACCGCATCGATCACGGGTGGATTCGTCGCGTTGGCTGAGGCCATCATCAAGCTGAAAAGAGAGGGGGCGATAAAGCGGTTCCCGATAAAGGACTACGTCGCCGCGGTCAGCACGGGGGTCATCGACGGAAAGAGCATGATAGACCTCGACTACAAGGAGGACTCGAGGGCCGATGTGGATATGAACTTCGTAATGACGGGAAACGGGCTCTTCGTGGAAATCCAGGGCACCGCTGAGGAGCACCCGTTCAGCAAAGACCTCTTTGACGAGATGGCGGGTCTTGCGGAGGAGGGAATTAAAACCTTGATCGAGAAACAGAGGGAGGTGCTGGGGGGACTCCTTGAAAAAATGTGAAGTCTTAATCGCAACGAAAAACGAAGGGAAGGTAAGGGAGTTTATTCAGATATTTGATGAAATCGGCATTGGGGGCGGGATTGTGGTCAAGTCCCTTTTGGACTTTGGGGACACGCCGAAGATAGAGGAGACGGGAAGGACGTTTTCGGAAAACGCCCTGATAAAGGCGAGGGCGGTGGCAAGGATGGAGAGGATCAGGGGGAGCGTTGTAATAGCGGACGACTCGGGGG carries:
- the rph gene encoding ribonuclease PH — protein: MRADGRQPNVIRPISIVRNYISYAEGSALIEMGNTRIVTTASVEEKVPQFLKGKGGGWVTAEYGMLPRSTDIRMTRETTQGRAGGRTLEIQRLIGRALRAVVDLRALGERTIWIDCDVITADGGTRTASITGGFVALAEAIIKLKREGAIKRFPIKDYVAAVSTGVIDGKSMIDLDYKEDSRADVDMNFVMTGNGLFVEIQGTAEEHPFSKDLFDEMAGLAEEGIKTLIEKQREVLGGLLEKM